The genomic window ACGGGTTGCCCTCCGACGCCAGCTGCCGTACGACGGGGACGGCGACGGTCTCCAGGACCTCGTCGACGAAGGCCGTCTCGCTCCCGAAGCGGTTGTCGAGCCAGGGCAGCGGGGAGTAGGCGCCCATCCCGCCGGTGTTCGGGCCGGCGTCGCCGTCGAGCAGCCGCTTGTAGTCCTGCGCGGGGGAGAGCGGGAGCACCGTCTCGCCGTCGGTGATGAAGAAGAGGGAGACCTCCTGGCCGTCGAGGAACTCCTCGACGAGGACGCCGCCGTAGCCCAGCCAGTTGGTGGCGTGCTGGATGGCCGCGTCGCGGTCGTGGGTGACGAGGACGCCCTTGCCCGCCGCGAGGCCGTCGGCCTTGACGACGTACGGAGCACCGAAGTCGTCGAGCGCGGCGATCGCTGCGTCGAGGTCCTCGGCGCGGACCGCGCGACCGGTGGGCACGCCGGCTTCGTCCATGATCCGCTTCGCGAAGGACTTCGAGCCCTCGAGCGCGGCCGCCGAGCGGTTGGGGCCGAAGACCGGGATGCCGGCGGCGCGCAGCTTGTCGGCCACGCCGGCGACGAGCGGGGCCTCGGGCCCGATGACGACGAGGTCGACCGCTTCGTCGCGGGCGAAGTCGCGCACGATCGAGGGGTTCTCCTGGTCGATGCCGACCACGGTCACGTCGCCCGCGATGCCCGCGTTGCCGGGGGCGGCGATGATGTGGTGCCCGGCCTCTTCGGAGAGGAGAGCCTTGATGATGGCGTGCTCGCGAGCACCGGAACCGAGGACGAGGATCTTCACCCGTCTAGCTTAAGGCGCAATGGCCTAGCCTCGAATGCATGGCCAGACCCAGGATCACGGACGCCGTCGGTCGCGCTGCCCTGGAGCAGGCGCTCGGGGACGCACCGGCGTCGCGCACGGACACGGCGACCGCGGTCCGCTACCTGTTGGAGCTCCTCGTCGAGCGGGCACCCGGCAACACCGTCGAGGTGCGGGTGCCGCCGTTCGGCGCAGTGCAGTGCATCGAGGGCCCCCGCCACACCCGAGGCACGCCGCCGAACGTCATCGAGATGGATGCGCCGACCTGGCTCGCCCTCGCCTCAGGCCGCATCGACTGGACCACGGCGATGGCGGGCGGCACGGTGCACGCGTCCGGCCAACGCGCGGACCTCACGGGCCTCGTGCCACTGCTGCTGCCGCGCTGACGTTCCGGGTACATTGGTGCGGTGACCTCCGACATCGAAGCCCCTGCCGAGACGACGCTCGACGCGACGATCGTCATCCCCACGTACAACGGCGAGATGTACCTCGAACAGATCCTCTCCGCCATCGAGGCCCAGGAGTACGACGGCACCTTCGAGACGCTCGTCATCGACTCGGGTTCCACGGACCGCACGCTCGACATCGTCGCCGCCCACCCGGACGTCCGGCTGCATGTCATCCCGAACAGTGAGTTCGGCCACGGCCGGACCCGCCAGCTCGCCGCTCGCCTCGCCCGCGGGAAGTATGTCGCGTACCTCACGCACGACGCCATCCCCGGCGACTCGCGATGGCTCCATGAGCTCACCGCGCCGCTCGACCCCGACGGCATGGACGTCGTCGCCGTCATGGGCAAGCAGATCGCCCGCCCGACCTGCTTCCCGCTGTTGAAGTACGAGATCCACGACGTCTTCCACAACTTCGGGCCCGACTTCGGTACGACCGTCTTCGCGAACGACGGCTTCGCCGACGGCAACGGCGGACTGCTCGACGCCCTCGCGTTCTACTCCGACGTCAATTCGGCGACCCGCCGCGAACTCCTGCTCGGCGACATCCCGTACCGCGACCTCCCGTACTCCGAGGACATGGCGTTCGGCGCCGACATCATCGCGGCCGGCCTGCGGAAGGCGTACGCGCCGCGGGGCTGGGTCATCCACTCGAACGACCTCACCCTCGACGAGTACCGCAAGCGCATCTTCGACGAGACGACGGCGCTGCGTCGGATCGGCAAGCCCGTGGCGCGGCTCCGGCGGTCCCGGCAGATCGGCTACACCGTCGTCGGCGCCATCCGTGATGCGAAGCGGATCGTCCGCGACAAGGAGTACGGCTGGAAGCGCCGGGCGTATTGGTTCGTGATGAACCCCGCCTACCACGCGGCCAAGTGGAGCAGCTACTACACGGCCTCACGCGTCGACCTGAACGACGAGGCCGCCATGCGGGCCGGGTCGCTGGAGCACAGTCGCAAGTAGCCCGCACGCGACGCTCGACTCGGGCCCGCTGCTCCCGGCGAACCGGGGTGGTGCATCACCGCCTCGTGCGCTGTGATGGAGGCATGAGCACGAAACGACTGTTGGTCCTGGGCGGTACCGAGTTCGTCGGGCGAGCGGTCGTCGACGAGGCCGTCGCCGCCGGCTGGGAGGTCACCGTCTTCCATCGCGGCACGAACCGGTCCTCCCCGTCGGACGCGATCACGGTGCTGCACGGCGACCGGACGCTGCCCGGCGGACTCGACGCGCTCCGGGTCGGGTCGTGGGACCTCGCCGTCGACACCTGGTCATGGGCTCCGGTCGCCGTCCGCGACGCGGCCGCGCTGCTGGCCGACCGGGTCGGGAGCTACGTCTACGTCTCGAGCCGTTCCGTCTACGCCGACCCGCTTCCCGCCGGAGCTTCGGAGGACGCGCCGGTCGTCGACGGATCGGCGCACGACGAGGGCTTCGCGGACTACGCCCGTGCCAAGCGCGGCGGTGAGATGGCCGCCGTGCAGGCGTTCGGTGACCGAGCGGTTTTGGTGCGAGCGGGCCTCATCCTCGGCCCGCACGAGAACATCGGGCGGCTTCCCTGGTGGCTGGCGCGGATCGCCGAGGGCGGTGCGGTGCTCGCCCCCGGCGCCGCCTCCGACCCCATCCAGTACATCGATGCGCGGGATCTCGCGGCCTTCCTCCTCACGGCCGGTTCGACGGGCGCGAGTGGTGCGTTCAACGTCGTGAGCGAGCCGCGGGCGGCCACGCTGGGCGATCTGCTCGACGCCTGTATCGCCGCGACCGGGTCAGGCGCGACCCTCCGCTGGGTGGATCAGGAGCGGGTGCTCGCGGCCGGGATCCAACCCTGGACCCAGCTCCCCGTCTGGCTTCCGACCGGACCCCACGCGGACGCGATGCATCACGGAGACGTCTCGCGTGCGCTCGCGGCGGGTCTCCGTCGTCGTCCGCTCGCCGAGACCGTCGCCGACACCTGGGGTTGGCTGCAGGCCCTCGGCGGTGTGGCGCCGCAGCGTCCGGACCGCCCCGTCGTCGGACTGGACCGTGCCCTCGAGCGGGCCGTGCTCGCCGGAAGCTGAGCGCCTGTCAGCGGACCTCGCGGAGGAGGGCGAGCCGACTGCGCGTCCTGACCGCGTCGCGGGCGAAGCCGCCCGGCCCGAGGGCGGGGTCGGTCACGAAGGTCTCCCGGTCGGTGGCGGCCACGACGTGGAGTTCGACGCCGAGATCGCACAGGGCGTCGATGAGCAGGACGAACCGGGCGCGCGCCTCCCTGGTGAGGGCATGGGATTCGGGCAGGGCGTCGAGCACCCACCGGTCGTAGTCCGCCGCCCAGGCGAGGTAGTCGCCCACGGAGGTCGGACGTTCGATGAGTTCGGCGCTGGCGAACCACACCCTGCCGTCGCGCGCGGCGGCCGCGTGGAACGTGTGGCCACTGATCGTCAACGTCGTCGCCTCGCCCGGCCCCGGTCGATGGAGGCCGAGGGTCGCGAGGCGGGCGTCCGCGGCCTCGCCGGCGATGGACCAGCTGCCACGGGCGAAGCCGTCGCGGTGACTGACCGGCGAACTGCGACGGTGGTCGGTCGAGCCGGCGAGTTCGAGCACCTGCATGTTCGCCTCGATCAGGGCGATGCCGGGCTCGAAGACGTGATGGTACGCCGGGTCCGGCAGGAGGTCCTGCGGCCGGAAGTTCGAGCTCGTCAACAGGGTCACCCGTCGGGCGAAGAGGGCTTCGAGCAGCCGGATCATGAGGGTGCCGTCGCCGGGATCGTGCACATGGAACTCGTCGAAGAGCACGACGTCCACGTCGGCGAGCAGCTCGTCGACGGCTTGCTCGACCGCGTTCGTCACCGCTCCCGCCGCCGCCCGGGACGCGGCGCCCGGCTCGCCCGTCGCGCGGGCCGCGTCGGCGGCCTCCGCGCGGACCCGGTGGATCGCGGCGTGCAGCCCGCGGAAGAAGGAGTGGAAGTGGACGCGACGCCGCCGCTGCGTCAGGAGCGCTGCGAAGAACGCGTCGAGGAGCCAGGTCTTGCCCCGCCCGGCCGCACCCCACAGGTACAGGTGTGCGGGTCGATCGTCGGCGATCCGGAGCGATGCCAGGCGCCTCGCCACCTCCAGCTGCTCCGGCTCGAGCGTGAACCCGGCGTCGGCGGCGGCGGACTCGACCGCCGAGAGCAGGGCGTCGCCGGGAGGGATCGGAGCGGGATCGGTCGTCTCGGTCCCCGTCGTGTCCACCGCTCGATCGTACCCGTCGGCTCGTCGACCGCGGCCGTTCACCATCGGTTCACGATGCCCAGGATCGTGGGGGAGAATGGAGGCATGACAGACGCCACCGGGCAGCCAGCACCGGAAGCTCAGCACCCATCCGAACCGACCGGTCCGACGCCCTCGACCGAGCCCGACACCGAGGTCGCGACCGTGTACTCCTCCGGTTCGGTCTCGGTGCGCCGGTCACCCCGCTACTGGCGGTTCCTCGTCATCGGTGCCTTCGTCGGTGTCATCGCCGCACTCATCCTCACCTTCGCATTCCCGGGGAGCGCCGACTACTCGCTCACCCAGGTGTTCGGCTTCCTCCTGCTCGTGTGCGTCGTGGTCTTCGGCGCGATCGCCCTCGTCGTCGGTCTCCTCATCGACCGCTCCATGGCGCGACGGACGCGGATCGTCGCAGCGGATAGAGTTGACGTGCATCCAGCCGGGACCCCCGCGGCCGACGCGGAACCTGCCGGTTCCGTCAGTGCCGAGCCAGGTGAGTCCGGCCCCCGAATCCACCCATCGCAGAAGGTTCAGGACGGTCATGACCTCATCCACCAGCTACCGGGAGGCCGGTGTCGACACGGCGGCCGGTGACCGCGCCGTCGAGCTCATGAAGGCCGCCGTCGCGAAGACGCACGGCCCGGAGGTCTTCGGCGGCTTCGGCGGGTTCGCCGGCCTGTTCGACGCCTCGGCCCTCACGGCCTTCCGTCGGCCCCTGCTCGCGACGTCGACCGACGGCGTCGGCACGAAGGTCGCGATCGCCCAGGCCATCGACAAGCACGACACCATCGGCCAGGACCTCGTCGGCATGGTCGTCGACGACATCGTCGTGGTCGGTGCGAAGCCGCTCTTCATGACCGACTACATCGCCTGCGGCAAGGTCCACCCGGAGCGCATCGCCTCCATCGTCGCGGGCATCGCCCGGGCCTGCTCCGACACCGGGACGGCGCTCATCGGCGGCGAGACCGCGGAGCACCCCGGACTCCTCGGGGTCGACGACTACGACGTCGCCGGCGCCTGCACCGGTGCGGTCGAGGCCGACGCCATCCTCGGTGAGCACCGCGTCGAGGACGGCGACGTCGTCCTGGCGCTCGCCTCCTCGGGCCTGCACTCGAACGGCTTCTCCCTCGTGCGGCACATCCTCGCCCAGGCGGGCGTCGGGTACGCCGACCACAGCGACGAGCTCGGCACGACGTTCGGCGAGGCCCTCCTCGAGCCGACGCGGCTCTACACCCTGCCCCTCCTGCGGCTGCTCGACTCCCCGGCCTTCGCGGGTGGCGTCCACTCGCTCAGCCACGTCACCGGCGGCGGGATCGCCGCCAACCTCGCGCGCGTCCTGCCCAAGGGGTCCTGGGCCGAGGTCGACCGCTCCACCTGGAGCCCGTCACCGGTGTTCCGCACCCTGAGCGAGCTGGCCGGATCCTCGCTCGAGTCGAGCGAGGGCACCTGGAACCTGGGCGTCGGGTTCTTCGCCGTCGTCTCGCCGGCGGTCGCCGACGGCGTCACGGCCGCCCTCGAGGCCGACGGGATCGCGACCTGGCAGGTCGGCACCGTGCACCTCGGCGACGACGCCGCAGACCTCAGCGCGTTCGAACAGGGTGCCAAGGGGGTCGACGGCGGCGCCGTCCGCCTCGTCGGCGCCTACCGCGACTAGTCCCACCGCTCTCCGGCCCACCTTCCTCCGTTCCGCCACTCGCCCAGCACGAACCCCAAGGAGTCCCCACGCATGTGCGGCATCGTCGGCATCGTCTCAACCGAGCCTGCCAACCAGCAGGTCTACGACAGCCTCCTGCTCCTCCAGCACCGCGGTCAGGACTCCACCGGCATCGCCACCGCCGACGGCAGCACCTTCCACATGGTCAAGGCCAAGGGCCAGGTGCGTGAAGCCTTCCGCACCCGCGACATGCGCTCGCTCCTCGGCAACATGGGCCTCGGCCACGTGCGCTACGCGACGAAGGGCGACGCCGCCAACGAGAGCGAGGCGCAGCCGTTCTACGTGAACGCGCCCTACGGCATCACGCTCATCCACAACGGCAACCTCACGAACACGCGCGAGCTCAGCAAGGACCTGTTCCACGTCGACCGTCGTCACGTGAACTCCACGAGCGACACCGAGCTGCTGCTCAACGTCCTCGCGACGGAGCTGCAGGGTCAGATCAGCGGCCTCGACCTCGATCCCGACCAGGTGTTCAACGCCGTCGAGAACGTGCACGAGCGGGTCGAGGGCTCCTACGCGACGATCGCCCTCATCGCCGGTCACGGCCTGCTCGCCTTCCGCGACCCGTTCGGTATCCGCCCGCTCATCCTCGGCAAGCGCCAGACGGGCATGGTCGGCAACGACTGGGTGGTCGCCTCGGAGTCGCTCGTCCTCGAAGCCGGCGGCTACGAGATCGTCCGTGAGATCGCCCCGGGAGAGGCCGTCTTCATCACCGCGTCGGGTGAGCTGTACTCGCGGCAGTGCGCGAAGAACCCGCGGCTCGTGCCGTGCTCCTTCGAGTACGTCTACCTCGCGCGCCCCGACTCCGTCATGAACGGCATCTCGGTCTACGAGGCCCGGCTGCGTCTCGGCAACCGGCTCGCCGACACCATCGCCGAGTACACGCCGATGGGCGACATCGACGTCGTCATGCCGATTCCGGACTCCTCCCGTCCAGCGGCCATGCAGGTCGCGCAGAAGCTCGGCATCGAATACCGCGAGGGCTTCTACAAGAACCGGTACGTGGGGCGCACCTTCATCATGCCGGGCCAGGCGCAGCGCAAGAAGAGCGTCCGTCAGAAGCTCAACGCGATGGGCTCCGAGTTCAAGGGCAAGAACATCCTCATCGTCGACGATTCGATCGTCCGCGGGACGACGTCGAAGGAGATCGTCGACATGGCGCGTCTCGCCGGTGCCAACAAGGTGACCTTCACCTCCGCCGCACCGCCGGTCCGCTACCCCCACGTGTACGGCATCAACATGCCGTCCCGCCAGGAACTCGTCGCACACGGTAAGAAGATCCCCGACATCGCGCGTGAGTTGGGCGCTGACAACCTCATCTACCAGGAGGTCGCCGACATGAAGGCCGCCATCCTCGAGGGCTCCGGCATCAGCGACCTCGAGATGAGCTGCTTCACCGGCGAGTACGTCACCGGTACGGTCTCCGAGGAGTATCTCGAGTGGGTGGAGCGCTCGCAGCTCTCCTGAGCCCTGCCTGAACGACGAAGCGCGCGAGCCCCGAGGGGATCGCGCGCTTCGTCGTTCAGAAACCGACTGCTACTCCGGCGTACCGGGCTGCTCGAGCGGCGCCGGCGTGGCCGCGGGGCCGCCTTCGGCTTCGTCGTGCGCGGCTTCGCCGGTGCCTTCGCGGTGGCCGTCTTCGCTGCGGCGCCCGTCGTCTTCGTCGTCGGTGCCTTCGCGGCTGCGGTCTTCGGCGTCGTGGTCTTGGCCGCTGCCGCCTTGGGCGTCGTCGAACCGGTGGTGGCGCGCGTCGAACTCGTCTTGCGGACGGTGCTCCCCGCGGCCGTCGCCGTGGTCGTCTTCGCGGCGGGCTTCCGAGCCGTCGTCGAACGCGTCGTCGTCGACCGGCTGGTCGAGGTGCGTGGCGCGCTCACGGCCGCGGCCGGTGCGGTGGCCGACACGGTCTCGTCGCGTCCGGTCGTGTCTGCGGCTCCGGTCTCGTCGCTCGCGAGGCGCGCCTCGGTCTCGTCGGCGGCGGCTGCGACGGTCTCTGCGTCGCCGGTGGACGTCGACTCCAGGACGATCGACTCGGCCGGTTCGGCGGAGGTGTTCGCTGCGGCGGCGGCCTCGGGCGCGCGGTCGGTGCCGGAGAAGACCGCGGCGAACTGCT from Plantibacter flavus includes these protein-coding regions:
- the purD gene encoding phosphoribosylamine--glycine ligase codes for the protein MKILVLGSGAREHAIIKALLSEEAGHHIIAAPGNAGIAGDVTVVGIDQENPSIVRDFARDEAVDLVVIGPEAPLVAGVADKLRAAGIPVFGPNRSAAALEGSKSFAKRIMDEAGVPTGRAVRAEDLDAAIAALDDFGAPYVVKADGLAAGKGVLVTHDRDAAIQHATNWLGYGGVLVEEFLDGQEVSLFFITDGETVLPLSPAQDYKRLLDGDAGPNTGGMGAYSPLPWLDNRFGSETAFVDEVLETVAVPVVRQLASEGNPFQGLLYAGLILTERGIRVIEFNARFGDPETQVVLPRLVTPLSALLLGSATGTLDQQPRPAFAEASAVTVVLASQNYPETPVTGRSITGLDAAVAVEGVHLVHAATADVDGGLVATGGRVLNVVALGSSFPEARGRAYEALSRIELEGGQYRTDIAARVS
- a CDS encoding sterol carrier family protein; the protein is MARPRITDAVGRAALEQALGDAPASRTDTATAVRYLLELLVERAPGNTVEVRVPPFGAVQCIEGPRHTRGTPPNVIEMDAPTWLALASGRIDWTTAMAGGTVHASGQRADLTGLVPLLLPR
- a CDS encoding glycosyltransferase family 2 protein, whose translation is MTSDIEAPAETTLDATIVIPTYNGEMYLEQILSAIEAQEYDGTFETLVIDSGSTDRTLDIVAAHPDVRLHVIPNSEFGHGRTRQLAARLARGKYVAYLTHDAIPGDSRWLHELTAPLDPDGMDVVAVMGKQIARPTCFPLLKYEIHDVFHNFGPDFGTTVFANDGFADGNGGLLDALAFYSDVNSATRRELLLGDIPYRDLPYSEDMAFGADIIAAGLRKAYAPRGWVIHSNDLTLDEYRKRIFDETTALRRIGKPVARLRRSRQIGYTVVGAIRDAKRIVRDKEYGWKRRAYWFVMNPAYHAAKWSSYYTASRVDLNDEAAMRAGSLEHSRK
- a CDS encoding NAD-dependent epimerase/dehydratase family protein yields the protein MSTKRLLVLGGTEFVGRAVVDEAVAAGWEVTVFHRGTNRSSPSDAITVLHGDRTLPGGLDALRVGSWDLAVDTWSWAPVAVRDAAALLADRVGSYVYVSSRSVYADPLPAGASEDAPVVDGSAHDEGFADYARAKRGGEMAAVQAFGDRAVLVRAGLILGPHENIGRLPWWLARIAEGGAVLAPGAASDPIQYIDARDLAAFLLTAGSTGASGAFNVVSEPRAATLGDLLDACIAATGSGATLRWVDQERVLAAGIQPWTQLPVWLPTGPHADAMHHGDVSRALAAGLRRRPLAETVADTWGWLQALGGVAPQRPDRPVVGLDRALERAVLAGS
- the zapE gene encoding cell division protein ZapE, which translates into the protein MDTTGTETTDPAPIPPGDALLSAVESAAADAGFTLEPEQLEVARRLASLRIADDRPAHLYLWGAAGRGKTWLLDAFFAALLTQRRRRVHFHSFFRGLHAAIHRVRAEAADAARATGEPGAASRAAAGAVTNAVEQAVDELLADVDVVLFDEFHVHDPGDGTLMIRLLEALFARRVTLLTSSNFRPQDLLPDPAYHHVFEPGIALIEANMQVLELAGSTDHRRSSPVSHRDGFARGSWSIAGEAADARLATLGLHRPGPGEATTLTISGHTFHAAAARDGRVWFASAELIERPTSVGDYLAWAADYDRWVLDALPESHALTREARARFVLLIDALCDLGVELHVVAATDRETFVTDPALGPGGFARDAVRTRSRLALLREVR
- a CDS encoding DUF2273 domain-containing protein, with translation MTDATGQPAPEAQHPSEPTGPTPSTEPDTEVATVYSSGSVSVRRSPRYWRFLVIGAFVGVIAALILTFAFPGSADYSLTQVFGFLLLVCVVVFGAIALVVGLLIDRSMARRTRIVAADRVDVHPAGTPAADAEPAGSVSAEPGESGPRIHPSQKVQDGHDLIHQLPGGRCRHGGR
- the purM gene encoding phosphoribosylformylglycinamidine cyclo-ligase, producing MTSSTSYREAGVDTAAGDRAVELMKAAVAKTHGPEVFGGFGGFAGLFDASALTAFRRPLLATSTDGVGTKVAIAQAIDKHDTIGQDLVGMVVDDIVVVGAKPLFMTDYIACGKVHPERIASIVAGIARACSDTGTALIGGETAEHPGLLGVDDYDVAGACTGAVEADAILGEHRVEDGDVVLALASSGLHSNGFSLVRHILAQAGVGYADHSDELGTTFGEALLEPTRLYTLPLLRLLDSPAFAGGVHSLSHVTGGGIAANLARVLPKGSWAEVDRSTWSPSPVFRTLSELAGSSLESSEGTWNLGVGFFAVVSPAVADGVTAALEADGIATWQVGTVHLGDDAADLSAFEQGAKGVDGGAVRLVGAYRD
- the purF gene encoding amidophosphoribosyltransferase, with the translated sequence MCGIVGIVSTEPANQQVYDSLLLLQHRGQDSTGIATADGSTFHMVKAKGQVREAFRTRDMRSLLGNMGLGHVRYATKGDAANESEAQPFYVNAPYGITLIHNGNLTNTRELSKDLFHVDRRHVNSTSDTELLLNVLATELQGQISGLDLDPDQVFNAVENVHERVEGSYATIALIAGHGLLAFRDPFGIRPLILGKRQTGMVGNDWVVASESLVLEAGGYEIVREIAPGEAVFITASGELYSRQCAKNPRLVPCSFEYVYLARPDSVMNGISVYEARLRLGNRLADTIAEYTPMGDIDVVMPIPDSSRPAAMQVAQKLGIEYREGFYKNRYVGRTFIMPGQAQRKKSVRQKLNAMGSEFKGKNILIVDDSIVRGTTSKEIVDMARLAGANKVTFTSAAPPVRYPHVYGINMPSRQELVAHGKKIPDIARELGADNLIYQEVADMKAAILEGSGISDLEMSCFTGEYVTGTVSEEYLEWVERSQLS